From the Garra rufa chromosome 23, GarRuf1.0, whole genome shotgun sequence genome, the window aaagtttgggattagtacaatttttagtgttttttttgtttgttttgtttttaaattctcttatgctcattaaggctgcatttacttgaacaaaaagtacagaaaaaaacgcaattgtgaaatattattacagtttaaaaatatattttgaaatattattttttcttcttcagtgtcacgtggtccttcagaaatcattctaatatgctgatttattacttttattatcaatattggaaagTTGTGcagcttgtttttttgttttttttttggaacctgatttttttttttgtttgtttgttttttaagatttctttgaataaaaagttaaagcatttattcaaaatggaaaATCTTTTCcgacaatataagtctttgctatcactttttatcaatttaacataaaaataaaaaaaataaaattaactgaGACACAaactggtagtttatattgttacaaaagatttgtgttGTAAATAAATGCTATTGTTTTTAACTATTAAAGAATCCAGAATAACGATTTACTGACCAAgcatttaaatggtagtttagaatacaaaagatttctattttaaagaactgctgtgttttttaacttttaatttattaaagaatctttaaacataaacatattatattacatgttccaactaaatattaatcagcacaactgttttcaacattgataacaaattagcatattagaatgatttctgaaggatcatgtgacactgaagactggagtaatcatgctgaaacCTTTTACttacacaatattactattttttttttctatatagtaTATTTTTTCTATATAAACTGGTTcctttatatctgtaattaaatgcacaaataaatgctgaatttttaattgtgttatgaaaacaaataaataaatgctatcaTTGTTTTACATGGTGATTGACGTTTTAATTTTCTGTCTCTGGCCACTAAAAACAAAAGACAATTGAGACCTTTTATTAAACCATGTTAAAAGTGGTTTTAGGCTTTACAATTTTGCACACAGTGTCTCGTGGCTAACTGCTCTGATCAGCCCCTGTTTAGTGTCTACGGTtgtaatgtttgtgtgtgtgtattgttcCCGCAGCTGGCCCTACAGATGAAAGAGGTGAATGAGGAGGTGGAGATTTCCTGGGGTGTGCTTCACCTGGACTCTGTAGGTTTGCAGCTGATGCCAAGTTTTGCACAGGTATTTTTAGACATCAGACCACTTgggataaaaatattttaactaaaTGCAGTTCTCATTCCACACTCCTTCATTTGTTAAATCTCTGTAGGCTTTTTAAAGGGTGACTTCTGCATATTTTCTTCAGAAAGCACAtgactctctgtgtgtgtgtgtttcagggagATTGTGAGAGTCTAAGTGAAGCCGCTGTGAACAACAGGCTCAGACAAGTCTTGAGCCGAGCTCGAGCGTCCGTAACTCTGAGCAGCCGGCCTGCAGAATCTGCAGAAGTCAAGGTAATACCcagcacaaatgtgaccctggacccctatatttgtagcaatagccaaaaatacagtgtaaaattattaggatattaagtaaagatcatgttccttgtataaaaacttaatttttgattagtaatatgtattgctaaggaTTTcgtttggacatctttaaaggcgattttctcaatattttgatttgcaccctcagattccagattttagctgtatctcggacaaattttgtcctatcctaacaaaccataccatacatcaatggaaagtttgtttattcagcttgaaatgattatttattcaggtgatgtataaatgtgaaattttacccttatgactggttttgtggtccacacaaaaccagtcataagtgggtCACAAACATTTTAAATGCTTAATACTGTATTAACGTGAGAAGCATGTAATCCTCTCTAAAAACTACTTAATTTCATCCACATAAGTTAATAAATAGTTTATAACCCTATTTTGTTTGTCCTAAGGCCTTGATTATACGACCTTATGAATTTCATAATATCCAGAGCATTACATAATGTTGGAATTTGCTCAGAATGGAGAGAAAAACACAGAAAAGGATGTTGCTGTTGATGTTATGAGTGATAATGTTTTATTTCCTCTGTCCTCTTTAACAGGAAGTAAGGAACAAGACCTCGCAGGTGACCTCACCCCCGAAGCCCCCGCGAGCTCATGAGTGGAAACTATTAGTGAAGAACATCCGGGTCACATGCAAACAGGAGGATGGTGCTGCAGGTCACTGAAACACACTCATATTTCGGGAGAATGCATGTCCTTCCAGTACTCTTTTAATACATTTAGCTAAGTCATTTAGATGGATTTATACAATATGTAAGAGAAGCGTATGAAAGTACGTTTTTTAGTATCACTGGCAGCTGCTTGTGGCGCCCCATTTCTAAATACAAGGTCACATGATACAGATTCTTATCCTTGAGATCCCATTTGTCTTGTTGTTTATTAGTTCATACACGCCACAGATCTCAGCTAATGTTTTTATATTGCTTGGATCGAAGAAATCAAGCCAATTATTTGGCTGAAATTTTGTTGTGGGCAGAAAATGCAGGCTACACTTCCCAAAAAGCACCGCCCCCGCAACTTATTCAGTTAACAGCCTGTGTTTCCCTCAATCAGGATGTCCCTTCTGTACGGAAATCATTTCCGGAAGTGGTCTAATAGTCCCGCTGCTCTCCAGCCAAGTCACTATTACAGCCCAGCAAGCACTTAGTAGAGACAACTGGCATCTCATCCATTTTATGCATAATTCATTTTGGCAAAGAGCGTTTTCTGCATTAGCCGGTTATTTAGCTCGAAAACACTCCTAGGTCTCTTCTCTTTGTCTTTTGGCACAAATGTCTGGTTTTATCTAAATGTGCATTAGCAAATGGAAGTCTACTTTTGGAAGGGTATTGCTTGTGCATGTTCAAGAACTGTTTCTATTCTGGTTTCAGGCGGCATGAATCCCCAGTGTATCCTGCAATTGGATGATCCTCCTCAGAAGGTCACCAGTACAGTCTTGACTAACACATCCAACCCAGCCTGGGATCAGCCCTTTATATTGTGAGTTCAGGTCCATCTGCTCCCTCCTCAGCTGCTCCTGCAAACGTAATTTatacacactaaatatatatatatatatatatatatatatatatatatatatatatatatatatatatatataaaaagtatagtAGAAGTGGGCGACATGATGGAACATGTGAAGCAGGATTATGTTTGAGTAGCTTTACCTTTTTGTCTGGGAAACCTGTTTAAACAGACACAGgtctaatattaaatataaataataactaTGTATTATCTTAGCAtattatacattaccagtcaaaaagtttttgaactaagACTTttgccaaagtacagcaaaaacagtacatttttaaaatatttttactatttaatgtttttgcaaaaacaattttctatttgaatattataaaatgtactttattcctgtgatttcaaagctggatttttagcatcattaccccagtcacatgatccttcagaaatcattgttatattcagatttgctgctcaaaaactattatcattattgacatgttgaaaacagcggagtaaaATTTGAggtttctttgttgaataaaaaagttcagaagaacagcatatttttttttctgaagtagAAATCGTTTGtgtttataatcacttttgattaatttaaagcaatcttgcgtaataaaagtattcatttctatcatttaaatttctataattaaaaaaaattatactgactccaagcttttgaatggtatagtgtataatattacaaaagctttttatttcaaattaattcCCTTTTTTggatcattctattcatcaaataaccctgaacaaaaaaataaataaatattgaaaataataataaatgtttgttaaaaagcaaatcagcatattagaatgatttgtgaaggatcatgtgacactgaagactgtagaaatgatgctgaaaacttagctttaatcacaggaataaattacatgttaaaaatgtatttaaatagaattattttaaaatagtaaaaatgtactttggataaaataaaaacaggcttgatgagcagaagagacttctttaaaaaaaacatcaaaaacttttgactggtactgtattaATTTTTAGGGGGCCCTCCAATCATTTTAGTTGGAAAGccacatgatttaaaaaaaaaaaaaaaaaatcaattctctCTGTCTGTTTTTGCAGTGAGCTTAGCGGACGGTCAAAAGAGCTGAACATCCAGGTTGTGGATAGCGGCAAACATCAGGAGAGTAAGTCCACATGACCAAAAATAAACCAGCTTAACAGCATAAAAACAGAATAGTGATATCCATTAATCTGGGTCTGCAGAAGCTTGAAGGTCATCTGTGAATTTTAATCTACTTTCAGTCATCTGTTTCTCTAAATCACGAAATAGCCTCAAATTCTGTACAAGTGGTAGATTTATTGAGCCAATAGAAGGATACTGTGGTAATATCTTGAACTCTGGTATCAGACATGTGACAGCCTCCGTTACGTCATGTCATTGGCCTTTCACCCTGATTTCTTAACAGATCGGAAAAACTTGTTGTAAAATGTTGTTTATCTGTGTATTTAGTGTCCCTTTCGCCTTCCTTGGCAAACACAATGATCAAATAATGTGAATTACTTTGATTTGATCGGGTATCACTCTCTGTTTTTCTCCCAGGTGGTTTGTTAGGGGAGGTATCTGTGCCTTTTGATCTGGTGAAGAAACACCCCAAAGGTCAACAGACCTTTTCACTCATGACCAAAGATCAAGTAACCGGATCACTAACTACTGAGGTAAAATATTTGTCACTTTGTGTTTTAATTGTTTTCACATTTCTAAATATCTTTATATTAAAATGCCCTATCCTAGCTGAATGTACAGAAAGACTTAAATGAGCCATTCTACAGatttggtgcaaactgctgtcccacaaccaaaaaacaaatttaaaaagtattcaaatcttagacgTTTAtaaagatccttttattatctattaaaACCCACAACAGTATTTTAAATATGGgtaaacttaatatatataaaatcattgtTTATTGGGTACGTTCAATTTGGAGGAGGGTATCTGAACCCttacccctaaatttcaacttatcaaaatatttaattacttatttatttatttttgttattgttgttttttaaaagtatctttttgatttttcaaaaaagttcaaaaattattttttcatgTCACAACTGAGTGTATGTTTCAATCCATTGGCTAAGATTGATTTGAACTACACCCCTAAATTTATAatcaggaaatattcatgtgtccccctctctcatagctacaaggtgtgagtagataggccccatcattttgaggtaaatgtgttcaaaatctGAAAAATCTTTGTGTAACTTGAaggaatgtcactaccgaacaccttttTGCAAGTTATTCCATAACAATTAGTTTTTGTATGTGTACCcgctgttcagaactgtgctagctaacaatgtactgattagcatctttgagctaagtTTAAAAGTATCTGAAatagtcatgaccaaaacatgtcatcattgtttcggcaaaagggaacacattattcttttatttgggggaaatgAACAATTTTAGTGCAGTTATgcaactttttttgtattttaatgttttaatagtatgaaaactttaaaataattaaatacaaaataaaaattctgtaatgtgatgtggtcgctaccaaagcattaatgtcactactgaaaatatccagtcactaccgaaacatgttttggcaaaaataaagtatactgaattataagctaagatgttatgatagttgttggttcaatgtatattcaaactatttAATCCCTGACTTTGAAATCTATATGATCAACTTCTtgcttttacaaagaaaaattggatacaaaatacaacaaatatcaaaaattacacttaaaatgttgtaaaaaaaaaaaaaaaaaaaagacctaaaatgttctaataaaatagcaaaaaaaaattatttacaatcTAGatttaagcaaaatcttaataggtcaatatggCTCTTCTAATTAAATTCCTattactgtttcggtagtgacaaatttggggaaaggacaaatattccaaaagtTCAGTTCAGTTTCCTATTGTTTCAGTTGTCAAATTAAATATGCTACAATGAATATTTGTTTACCAACCTGAATGAACATCTGTGTAGTTCACCTACCTGGAGCCCAGCGAGGTGCGTAGCTGGCAGACGCCCACGCCGGCCCCTACTAAAAAAGTGGAGATGGACCGCACTGTGATGCCCTGTGGCACCGTTGTTACCACTGTCACTGCTGTGAGGAGCAAACCAGGACGAGCTTTAGCACCTGGTACCTTCCTTTGACCTTTGATTTCGTTGTTGATTTTGAGGAAGGCAATCTGAGTATTATTTGGCTATTTGAGATGGTACAGTTGTCATGTCAATCTCCTGTACGATTTTAATGTTTGTCTCAAAAATCCCGCTTGCAGAATCCAGATCGCCTTCTAAAAACAAGCTGGCGGAGAGAAGGGTGTCGGAGCAGACGTCACTACTCGGAGCCAAAGTTAGCAAAGCCCTGTCATCGTCAGATACAGGTGGGATTTCCAGTAAAGCTTGTTGACATAAATGGCTAAATGCGTTTCCTTTATTTCTACTTTCTGCACCATAAGTGCTCATCAGCAATCCGGGAGCAAGTAAAATGCCACTTTAGTAATTATGTTCTTTCTTTTCTGCACAGAGTTATTGGTGTTAAACGGAACCGACCCTGTAGCTGAGGCTGCCATCAGACAGCTCCATGAGTCGGCAAAACAAAAGCTCAAATCTCCTGTCAAAAAGAGCACCATCATCATCTCAGGAGTGACCAAGGTACAGAAAAAGACAACTTGTTgaaccacatatgtgaccctggatcacaaaaccttaagtagcataggtatatttgtagcaatagccaaaaatgtcaaaattatttttcttttatgccagaaatcattagaacattaagtaaagatcatgttccatgaagataatttgtaaatttcctatcgtaaatataaaactttatttttgtttagtaatatgcattgttaagaacttaatttggacaacttcaaaagcaattttctcaatattttgatatttttgcaccctcagatttcaaatttccgaatagttgtatctcggccaaatatcgtcaaaccatacatcaatggaaagcttatttattttaatgatgcTTAAATCGACTGCTtaaatatgactggttttgtggtccagggtcacataaatgcATATTTATTAGGCATGTACAATATATTGGTAACAtatcagttatttattttatgtatttgtattaatagttAATTGTATGTGGTTATTTCCCTTATTCGTACATTTATATCAACCCGAAAATTCACACATACAAAACAAAATTAGCAAAGGTTTTCTAAAACTTCAAATTTTTGGGAAACttctagtcttttttttttttttttttcttttacactaTAATGTTGTGATGCCCATTGTTACTTGTAGaatttaaaacaactgatttTTAAGTTTTGTAAGTTAAAGTGAAAAACCCTAATGacatttcaaacccataagacctttgttcatcttcggaacacaaattaagatatttttgattaaatccgagagttttctgatcTTGCGTAGACAGCAAAACAACTGACAGCTTCAAGGCCCAGAATgatagtaaggatattgttaaaatagtccatgtgatattagtggttcaaccgtaatgttatgaagctatgagaatacataATACGTTTTTTTAATTGACAGTTTCTAATAAAGGTTATTAATCTCCTCTCTAGGCCCCTCTGACACAGGATGAGGAGATGGCTCTGATGGCAGGATACGCAGCTGCGATGGACGCGTCAATGTCCGGAGCATCTGAGGGCACCAGCAGTGAAGCATTACCCTCAGAAACAGAGGCAGAGCCCTGCATTCTCGAACCCACAGAGTCCCTGGTAGGTGCTAATGGCACAGACCACATGGAGGACTGGGAGAGCCAGGTTGGAGAGGACCCAGATGCGGATAAAACATCTCTGTCTCTCTGTATCTCAGAAACCGGTTCCAAAAAAGGAAAAGGTGAGGGGGAAAAGGGATGAACTTTTAGCTTTATGTGAACAAAGACCAACAACATTCAGAATATGCTGAGCGGGGTTTTGAGTTTGTATTTAACCTGTTTACACCTTCGGACTACATAAAGTGTTTTACTGGAGTTATAAATGTGATCACAGGACAGCATGTGAAAAACAAGGTCAGTAGCCTGCATTAACTTTGCCGTTCATTACTTACTAAATTACTTCTGTTGACCAAGGCTgcatatgtttgatcaaaaatacagtatgtgatggcaaaactgaattttttttagcatcattactccagttttcagtgtcacatgactcttcagaaatcattctaatttgctgatatAGTGTTACTATACAAACTTTACAAGACTGAAAAGTAGTTGTGTATTCTGTCACTCGAGTTGCTTAATGTGAACAAACTTTGAGAGAAGGAAAGATTTCTTAGTGAAAATCTCAATCAAAATTGAGTGTTTGTGGGTTGCCAAAGCTAACacatgtacaaaattttcttaccTTTGTTTGTCTAATATTAACATTACAGCACTGTCTAGTGTCTTTCTGTCTGTACTTCTGACATTTGATGACACCcactttctttttttgttctctGTACCTCTCCCTTATcactttgtgttttattttttttctttgccatCTTAAAGTGGAAACCTGTGCTAACCAGACTTTATTGCTGGAAGAGTAAGTGACCTCTTGAGAAGTCTATAATAGTAAAAGTATGTAGACTtccctgtgaaatggttaacaaACCCTTTAGTCAAAAGCCAGTCCATGC encodes:
- the c2cd2 gene encoding C2 domain-containing protein 2, translated to MSSMEGVFSWVGDWQWLCMVTLFLASVVTLIIYLVLYFSNETPVGKTPLSHVDSEEADGILCWVLSLKSWKSQWRRAWLRSLNEEASRSQSGIQLTFEEDGVQSSELDVDQISSFTKTPGQKNVLCQVVGNKLQFSLCALRSATSSETPQRYSVKISPLRLQLALQMKEVNEEVEISWGVLHLDSVGLQLMPSFAQGDCESLSEAAVNNRLRQVLSRARASVTLSSRPAESAEVKEVRNKTSQVTSPPKPPRAHEWKLLVKNIRVTCKQEDGAAGGMNPQCILQLDDPPQKVTSTVLTNTSNPAWDQPFIFELSGRSKELNIQVVDSGKHQESGLLGEVSVPFDLVKKHPKGQQTFSLMTKDQVTGSLTTEFTYLEPSEVRSWQTPTPAPTKKVEMDRTVMPCGTVVTTVTAVRSKPGRALAPESRSPSKNKLAERRVSEQTSLLGAKVSKALSSSDTELLVLNGTDPVAEAAIRQLHESAKQKLKSPVKKSTIIISGVTKAPLTQDEEMALMAGYAAAMDASMSGASEGTSSEALPSETEAEPCILEPTESLVGANGTDHMEDWESQVGEDPDADKTSLSLCISETGSKKGKGSFLHKSAKLFFRRRHQRKEPGMSQSHNDLQYLEHPEAAMMGDREKRTATFRRIINRKLLPRSKSKSNGTVREPPT